Proteins encoded by one window of Pseudomonas coleopterorum:
- the cydP gene encoding cytochrome oxidase putative small subunit CydP, with product MSGHFDFLKKPLAREIAVILLIKLVLLLGIRSLWFDAGVDVKDDGTTVGQHVLGSASPPLEKNLK from the coding sequence ATGTCCGGACACTTCGACTTCCTCAAGAAACCGCTTGCGCGGGAAATCGCCGTGATTCTGCTGATCAAGCTGGTCCTGCTGCTGGGCATTCGCAGCCTGTGGTTCGACGCGGGCGTAGACGTCAAGGATGACGGCACCACCGTCGGCCAGCATGTGCTCGGCTCCGCTTCCCCACCTCTCGAGAAGAACCTGAAATGA
- a CDS encoding cyd operon YbgE family protein, which produces MNAEAAPALRTPGWRWLSSLLAGPISLVLLLHPVALLDAQGHYSHGLLSLMMWGIATGYVHGVGFDPRAWAWRLIFHPSLGWVLMALGYWVLLRNL; this is translated from the coding sequence ATGAACGCTGAAGCGGCGCCCGCGCTGCGCACGCCCGGCTGGCGCTGGCTGTCATCGCTGCTCGCCGGACCGATCAGCCTGGTGTTGCTGCTGCACCCGGTGGCCTTGCTCGATGCCCAGGGACATTACAGCCATGGCCTGCTGAGCCTGATGATGTGGGGCATTGCCACCGGATACGTGCACGGGGTCGGCTTCGACCCGCGTGCCTGGGCCTGGCGCCTGATCTTTCATCCTTCGCTGGGGTGGGTCTTGATGGCACTGGGCTACTGGGTACTGTTGCGTAACCTCTGA
- a CDS encoding sensor histidine kinase, whose amino-acid sequence MSLPNLSKGWRSSSSRLLALYSFLFVAWSSLLMGVLYFEVSAYLADLARHSLMQRQHLFSRFHGEALNEALAASEAFDDRTFDAYGLFDLQLRPLSGQLLQVPRGLPLDGRIHDLNSCVDSDNPQMPQNSCDAVAMRTLDGRWLVLVRDNGSLFAVTHIILRALLWGISLTIIPGIAGWHLLRRRPLRRIRAIEASADAIVAGDLTTRLPLSDRRDELDMLAAIVNAMLERIEQLMIEVKGVCDNIAHDLRTPLTRLRAQLYRIQQEAPADSRQALQLDEVIAETDTLMARFRGLLRISEIEDHRRRSGFISFDPQPLLHELHDFYLPLAEDEGINLRLDVPDTLPMLHGDRALLFEAVGNLLSNAIKFTPADGLVVLRATAENGATRLEISDSGAGIAPEEREAIFQRFYRCEGDGQHSGFGLGLSIVAAVVKLHGFTLEVGSSEQGGTRMTLWCRQSKALV is encoded by the coding sequence ATGTCATTGCCGAACCTGTCTAAAGGCTGGCGCTCGTCCAGCAGTCGGCTGCTGGCGCTCTACAGTTTTCTGTTCGTGGCCTGGAGCAGCTTGCTCATGGGCGTGCTGTACTTCGAGGTCTCGGCCTATCTGGCCGATCTGGCGCGGCATTCGCTGATGCAGCGTCAACATCTGTTTTCGCGCTTTCACGGCGAAGCATTGAACGAGGCGCTGGCTGCCAGCGAAGCGTTCGACGACCGTACCTTCGACGCCTATGGTCTGTTCGATCTGCAATTGCGGCCGTTGTCTGGCCAGTTGCTGCAGGTGCCGCGAGGTCTTCCACTGGACGGGCGCATCCATGACCTGAACAGTTGCGTGGACAGCGACAACCCGCAAATGCCGCAGAACAGCTGCGACGCGGTGGCGATGCGCACTCTGGATGGCCGCTGGCTGGTGCTGGTACGCGACAACGGCTCGTTGTTCGCGGTCACTCACATCATTCTACGGGCGCTGCTGTGGGGCATTTCCCTGACGATCATTCCCGGCATTGCCGGCTGGCACCTGTTACGGCGCAGGCCGTTGCGGCGCATCCGCGCCATCGAAGCGAGCGCCGATGCAATCGTGGCCGGTGATCTGACTACCCGCCTGCCGCTGTCGGACCGGCGCGACGAACTGGACATGCTGGCGGCCATCGTCAACGCGATGCTCGAACGTATCGAGCAGCTAATGATCGAGGTCAAGGGTGTCTGCGACAACATTGCCCATGACTTGCGCACGCCGCTGACCCGCCTGCGCGCGCAGCTCTACCGCATCCAGCAGGAGGCGCCGGCGGATTCGCGCCAGGCGTTGCAACTGGATGAGGTAATCGCTGAAACCGACACGCTGATGGCGCGATTCCGTGGCTTGTTGCGTATCTCCGAAATCGAGGACCACCGCCGACGTTCGGGCTTCATTTCCTTCGACCCGCAACCCCTGCTGCACGAGCTGCACGACTTCTATCTGCCCCTGGCCGAAGACGAGGGCATCAATCTGCGTCTGGACGTGCCGGACACGCTGCCAATGCTGCATGGTGACCGCGCGCTGCTGTTCGAAGCCGTGGGCAACCTGCTCAGCAACGCCATCAAGTTCACCCCGGCCGACGGCCTGGTGGTGCTGCGCGCCACGGCGGAGAACGGCGCCACGCGGCTGGAGATCAGCGACAGCGGGGCGGGCATCGCGCCCGAGGAACGTGAGGCGATCTTTCAACGTTTCTATCGCTGCGAGGGCGATGGCCAGCACAGCGGTTTCGGGCTGGGGCTGTCGATCGTCGCGGCAGTGGTGAAGCTGCACGGATTCACCCTTGAGGTGGGCAGCAGCGAACAAGGTGGCACGCGGATGACCCTGTGGTGCCGACAAAGCAAGGCATTGGTGTGA
- a CDS encoding response regulator transcription factor gives MTRVLTIEDDAVTAREIVAELSSHGLQVDWVDNGREGLVKAVSGNYDVITLDRMLPELDGLAIVTTLRTIGVSTPILMISALSDVDERVRGLRAGGDDYLTKPFASDEMAARVEVLLRRNNAVAAADNTLRVADLTLDLMTREACRGEQALNLLPTEYKLLEFLMRNAGQILTRMMIFEEVWGYHFDPGTNLIDVHIGRLRKKIDPPGTAPLIKTVRGSGYVIAEPV, from the coding sequence ATGACTCGCGTACTGACCATCGAAGACGATGCCGTGACCGCCAGGGAAATCGTGGCGGAACTGAGCAGCCACGGCCTGCAGGTCGACTGGGTGGACAACGGCCGCGAGGGGCTGGTCAAGGCGGTTAGCGGCAACTATGACGTGATCACCCTGGACCGGATGCTGCCGGAGCTCGACGGACTAGCCATCGTGACCACCCTGCGCACCATCGGTGTGAGCACGCCGATCCTGATGATCAGCGCGCTGTCGGATGTCGACGAGCGGGTGCGTGGTCTGCGTGCCGGTGGTGATGATTACCTGACCAAGCCGTTCGCCTCGGACGAGATGGCCGCCCGAGTCGAGGTGCTGCTGCGTCGCAACAACGCCGTGGCCGCCGCCGACAACACGCTGCGCGTGGCCGACCTGACGCTGGATCTGATGACCCGCGAGGCGTGCCGTGGCGAACAGGCGTTGAACCTGCTGCCCACCGAATACAAGCTGCTGGAATTCCTCATGCGCAATGCCGGCCAGATCCTCACGCGTATGATGATTTTCGAGGAAGTCTGGGGCTATCACTTCGACCCGGGCACCAACCTGATCGACGTGCACATCGGCCGCTTGCGCAAGAAGATCGACCCACCGGGCACCGCACCGTTGATCAAGACCGTGCGAGGCTCCGGCTATGTCATTGCCGAACCTGTCTAA
- the cydX gene encoding cytochrome bd-I oxidase subunit CydX yields MWYFAWILGVLLACSLGIINALWLEASNALDEDPADER; encoded by the coding sequence ATGTGGTATTTCGCCTGGATTCTGGGAGTGCTGCTGGCGTGCAGCCTGGGCATCATCAACGCCCTGTGGCTGGAAGCCTCCAACGCCCTGGACGAGGACCCTGCGGATGAACGCTGA
- a CDS encoding DUF1615 domain-containing protein yields the protein MSRSRLAVRHGALSILLVLLAACSTQRAGQPPAPSSEQVRAKLVQLLPGKVADREGWAADIETALKVQDIAGTDDNLCAILAVAEQESTFQVDPSVPGLGKIARQEIDRRAGSVHVPGFLVDTALGIRSGDGKTYAQRLEAARSEKQLSEIFDDFTGMVPLGRQLFGTFNPVRTGGPMQVSIDFAEKHRAGYPYTVDGSIRREVFTRRGGMYFGIAHLLGYPASYERPLYRFADFNAGWYASRNAAFQNAVNQLSASRLALDGDLIRYDSSAASNTELAVRGLGNRLNMSDRDIRRALEEGETLDFEKTTLYQRTFALADKAAGKPIPRAILPGIKLQSPKITRNLTTAWFAQRVDERYTRCMARAR from the coding sequence ATGTCCAGAAGTCGGCTCGCCGTGCGCCATGGCGCACTGAGCATCCTCCTTGTACTGCTCGCCGCCTGTTCCACCCAGCGCGCCGGCCAACCCCCGGCGCCTTCGTCCGAGCAGGTCCGCGCCAAGCTCGTGCAACTGTTGCCCGGCAAGGTCGCCGACCGTGAGGGCTGGGCCGCCGATATCGAAACCGCCCTGAAGGTGCAGGACATCGCCGGCACCGACGACAACCTCTGCGCAATACTGGCGGTAGCCGAACAGGAGTCCACCTTTCAGGTCGATCCCAGCGTGCCGGGCCTGGGCAAGATCGCCCGCCAGGAAATCGACCGCCGCGCTGGAAGCGTGCACGTGCCCGGTTTTCTCGTCGACACTGCCCTGGGCATCCGCTCGGGCGACGGTAAAACCTATGCGCAGCGGCTGGAAGCCGCGCGCTCGGAGAAACAGCTCAGCGAAATCTTCGATGACTTCACCGGCATGGTGCCCCTGGGCCGACAGCTGTTCGGCACCTTCAACCCGGTGCGTACCGGCGGGCCTATGCAGGTCAGCATCGATTTCGCCGAGAAACACCGGGCGGGCTATCCCTACACGGTGGACGGCTCGATTCGACGCGAAGTGTTCACCCGGCGCGGCGGCATGTATTTCGGCATTGCCCATCTGCTCGGCTACCCGGCCAGCTATGAGCGACCGCTGTATCGCTTCGCCGACTTCAATGCCGGCTGGTACGCCAGCCGCAACGCCGCGTTCCAGAACGCCGTGAACCAGCTGTCCGCCAGCCGCCTGGCGCTCGACGGTGACCTGATCCGCTACGACTCCAGCGCCGCGAGCAATACCGAGCTGGCCGTGCGGGGGCTGGGCAACCGCTTGAACATGAGCGACCGCGACATTCGCCGTGCTCTGGAAGAGGGGGAGACCTTGGATTTCGAGAAGACCACGCTTTACCAGCGTACCTTTGCCCTGGCCGACAAGGCCGCTGGCAAACCGATACCACGCGCGATCCTGCCCGGCATCAAGCTGCAGAGTCCGAAGATCACCCGCAACTTGACCACCGCCTGGTTCGCCCAACGCGTCGACGAACGCTACACCCGCTGCATGGCCCGCGCACGCTGA
- the cydB gene encoding cytochrome d ubiquinol oxidase subunit II has product MFDYENLKLIWWVLVGVLLIGFALTDGFDLGAAVLMPFVGRNDNERRVVINTIAPHWDGNQVWLITAGGALFAAWPLVYAAAFSGLYWALLLVLFALFVRPVGFDYRSKLANTRWRQSWDWGLFVGGVVPALVFGVAFGNLLLGLPFRFDDTLRSSYHGSFWQLLSPFGLLAGVVSLSLLSLHGGTWLMMRTEGAIAGRARQAAVAMAVLFVLAFGAAGVWLASGHVQGLVISSNLDPQLALNPLAKTVVSGNPGWMGNYVRHPLTAIAPVLGMLGGVLALLAAAGRRASLAFAGSSLAIVGTLCTAGFALFPFVMPSSLDPASSLTVWDAVSSHKTLLIMLVAAGIFVPLILCYTLWCYRRMWGRVTTAQIEQNAHSLY; this is encoded by the coding sequence ATGTTCGATTACGAGAATCTCAAGTTGATCTGGTGGGTGTTGGTCGGCGTGCTGCTGATCGGCTTTGCCCTGACCGACGGGTTCGACCTGGGCGCCGCCGTGCTGATGCCCTTCGTCGGCCGCAATGACAACGAGCGCCGCGTGGTAATCAACACCATCGCACCGCACTGGGATGGCAATCAGGTCTGGCTGATCACGGCCGGTGGCGCCTTGTTCGCAGCCTGGCCACTGGTCTACGCCGCAGCCTTCTCCGGCCTTTACTGGGCCTTGCTGCTGGTGCTGTTCGCCCTGTTCGTGCGTCCGGTGGGCTTCGATTACCGCAGCAAACTGGCCAACACGCGCTGGCGGCAGAGCTGGGACTGGGGCTTGTTCGTGGGCGGCGTGGTACCGGCGCTGGTGTTCGGCGTCGCCTTCGGCAACCTGCTGCTGGGCCTGCCGTTTCGTTTCGACGACACCTTGCGTTCCAGCTACCACGGCTCGTTCTGGCAACTGCTCAGCCCCTTCGGCCTGCTCGCCGGCGTGGTCAGCCTGAGCCTGCTGAGCCTGCACGGCGGAACCTGGCTGATGATGCGCACCGAAGGCGCGATCGCCGGACGTGCCCGGCAGGCTGCCGTGGCCATGGCGGTACTGTTCGTGCTGGCCTTCGGCGCCGCCGGTGTCTGGCTGGCGAGCGGTCATGTGCAGGGCCTGGTGATCAGTTCGAATCTGGATCCGCAACTGGCGCTCAACCCCTTGGCCAAGACGGTCGTCAGCGGCAACCCAGGCTGGATGGGCAATTACGTGCGCCATCCGCTGACGGCCATCGCTCCGGTGCTGGGCATGCTCGGCGGTGTGCTGGCGCTGTTGGCCGCCGCAGGTCGGCGCGCCTCGCTGGCCTTCGCCGGCAGCAGCCTGGCGATCGTCGGCACACTGTGCACCGCAGGCTTTGCGCTGTTCCCGTTCGTCATGCCCTCCAGCCTGGATCCGGCGTCGAGCCTGACCGTGTGGGACGCGGTGTCCAGCCACAAGACCCTGCTGATCATGCTGGTCGCCGCCGGCATCTTCGTGCCCTTGATCCTTTGCTACACCCTGTGGTGCTACCGCCGCATGTGGGGCCGGGTCACCACCGCTCAGATCGAGCAGAACGCGCACAGTCTTTACTGA
- a CDS encoding response regulator transcription factor, whose translation MNLLYISDTPDPAMQQGLAQHHTALSTVGTAAAAQALAQDRYGFIVLALERPGNSLLQHCLANRGDAAVMVLLADDDRLARIAALRAGADACLAQPVAPAEVLARLQALARPRPRATALPPSRLWLSPSRLMVGRGKRQQSLTVSEHRLLAMLASTPGAVSRESIEQQLWGTGLEPKTALIERHVCNLRRKLAQLDCPQALQTLRGFGYSLAEPLVLRAD comes from the coding sequence ATGAACCTGCTCTATATCAGCGATACGCCCGATCCGGCCATGCAACAGGGGTTGGCGCAACATCACACGGCCCTGAGCACGGTCGGCACGGCCGCCGCAGCGCAGGCACTGGCGCAGGACCGGTACGGCTTCATCGTTCTGGCGCTGGAACGACCCGGCAATAGCCTGCTGCAACATTGCCTGGCGAACCGAGGCGATGCTGCGGTGATGGTGCTGCTGGCCGACGACGACCGGCTGGCGCGCATCGCTGCGCTGCGCGCCGGTGCCGATGCGTGCCTGGCGCAGCCGGTGGCCCCTGCCGAGGTGTTGGCGCGCTTGCAGGCCTTGGCTCGGCCGCGCCCCCGGGCGACGGCGCTACCGCCATCGCGTCTGTGGCTGTCGCCTTCGCGGCTGATGGTTGGGCGGGGTAAACGTCAACAGAGCCTGACGGTGAGCGAGCATCGCTTGCTGGCCATGCTGGCGAGCACCCCCGGCGCGGTCAGCCGGGAGTCCATCGAGCAGCAGCTATGGGGCACGGGCCTCGAGCCCAAGACCGCACTGATCGAGCGCCACGTGTGCAACCTGCGCCGCAAGCTGGCACAGCTGGACTGCCCGCAGGCGTTGCAGACCCTGCGCGGTTTCGGCTACAGCCTGGCCGAACCCCTGGTACTGCGCGCGGATTGA
- a CDS encoding YkgJ family cysteine cluster protein — protein sequence MDTRFSCTGCGKCCSDHHVPLTLTEARRWAEDGGQLIVLLEAFLENGPGLHSLNLSHAQQEHARRRSLPVLCGSAPAYVSITFAAYNLGPCRNLNADNRCGIYAERPLVCRIYPMEINPHIPLRPDMKDCPSEAWATGPALIAGGQLVDAPLAALIEQSRQADRDDIAAKAQVCAQLGIHTAALKGDGFTTYLPQPAAFLAALREVDDMPMLEDNSTRWDLHIPDEDLARRLAETGAMIAAILADDAMFISLRRAA from the coding sequence ATGGACACACGTTTTTCTTGCACCGGGTGCGGCAAATGCTGCAGCGACCACCACGTACCGCTGACCCTGACCGAGGCGCGGCGCTGGGCGGAGGATGGCGGTCAGTTGATCGTGTTGCTCGAAGCCTTCCTGGAAAACGGCCCCGGTTTGCACAGCCTCAACCTCAGCCACGCCCAGCAGGAACATGCCCGCCGTCGCTCGCTGCCGGTGCTGTGCGGCAGCGCGCCCGCCTACGTCTCGATCACCTTCGCAGCCTACAACCTGGGCCCCTGCCGGAATCTGAACGCCGACAACCGCTGCGGTATCTATGCCGAGCGGCCGCTGGTGTGTCGCATCTATCCGATGGAGATCAATCCGCACATCCCGCTGCGTCCGGACATGAAGGACTGCCCCAGCGAAGCCTGGGCCACGGGCCCTGCGCTGATTGCCGGCGGGCAGTTGGTGGACGCGCCGCTGGCGGCGCTGATTGAACAATCGCGCCAGGCTGACCGTGACGATATCGCTGCCAAGGCACAGGTCTGCGCGCAGTTGGGCATTCATACCGCTGCGCTCAAGGGCGACGGCTTCACCACCTACCTGCCCCAGCCCGCCGCGTTCCTTGCCGCGCTGCGCGAAGTCGACGATATGCCGATGCTGGAAGACAACTCGACGCGCTGGGACCTGCACATTCCAGACGAGGACCTGGCCCGGCGCCTGGCCGAAACCGGCGCGATGATCGCCGCCATCCTGGCCGACGACGCCATGTTCATCTCGTTGCGTCGCGCGGCCTGA
- a CDS encoding cytochrome ubiquinol oxidase subunit I, which translates to MISESVVDLSRLQFAMTALYHFLFVPLTIGMAFLLAIMESVYVMTGKQVYKDMTQFWGKLFGINFALGVTTGLTMEFQFGTNWAYYSHYVGDIFGAPLAIEGLMAFFLESTFIGLFFFGWDRLSRKQHLAVTWLVALGSNLSALWILIANGWMQNPVGAEFNFVTMRMELTSFTDLLFNPVAQVKFVHTVAAGYVTGAVFILAISSWYLLKGRDIAFARRSFAIAAAFGMASILSVIVLGDESGYEIGDVQKTKLAAIEAEWETEPAPAAFTLFGLPNQAEQRTDYAVKIPYVMGIIATRSVDKQVTGIKDLVIEHQARIRNGMQAYALLGQLRGGDLSEQTLSAFNQVKKDLGYGLLLKKYTDTVVDASDAQIEAAALDSIPGVASIFWTFRLMVLSGVLMLGLFICAFWASIRRNETRKPWLLKWALFSLPLPWVATQTGWYVAEHGRQPWSIGEVLPTHLSASSLSTGDVWGSLLALAAFYTVLLVIEMYLMIKFTRQGPSSLHTGRYHFERGAALSHGPLQGAI; encoded by the coding sequence ATGATCTCCGAATCAGTCGTCGACCTTTCTCGGCTGCAGTTCGCCATGACCGCGCTCTATCACTTTCTGTTCGTGCCCCTGACCATCGGCATGGCGTTCCTGCTCGCCATCATGGAATCGGTCTACGTCATGACCGGCAAGCAGGTGTACAAGGACATGACCCAGTTCTGGGGCAAGCTGTTCGGCATCAACTTCGCCCTGGGCGTGACCACCGGGCTGACCATGGAATTCCAGTTCGGCACCAACTGGGCCTATTACAGCCACTACGTGGGCGATATCTTCGGTGCGCCGCTGGCCATCGAAGGCCTGATGGCGTTCTTCCTCGAATCGACCTTCATCGGCTTGTTCTTCTTCGGCTGGGACCGCCTCTCACGCAAGCAGCACTTGGCGGTGACCTGGCTGGTCGCGCTGGGCTCGAACCTTTCCGCGTTGTGGATCCTGATCGCCAACGGCTGGATGCAAAACCCGGTGGGCGCCGAGTTCAACTTCGTCACCATGCGCATGGAGCTCACCAGCTTCACCGACCTGCTGTTCAACCCGGTGGCCCAGGTCAAGTTCGTCCACACCGTGGCCGCCGGCTACGTCACCGGCGCGGTCTTCATCCTGGCGATCTCCAGCTGGTACCTGCTCAAGGGCCGCGACATCGCTTTCGCCCGGCGCTCGTTCGCCATCGCCGCCGCGTTCGGCATGGCGTCGATCCTCTCGGTGATCGTGCTGGGCGATGAGTCCGGCTACGAGATCGGCGACGTGCAGAAAACCAAATTGGCCGCCATCGAAGCGGAATGGGAGACCGAACCGGCACCAGCCGCCTTCACCTTGTTCGGCCTGCCCAACCAGGCTGAACAACGCACCGACTACGCGGTGAAGATCCCCTACGTCATGGGCATCATCGCCACCCGCTCGGTGGACAAGCAGGTCACCGGCATCAAGGACCTGGTGATCGAGCACCAGGCACGCATCCGCAATGGCATGCAGGCCTACGCACTGCTGGGGCAACTGCGCGGCGGCGACCTCAGCGAACAGACCCTGAGCGCCTTCAATCAGGTCAAGAAAGACCTGGGTTATGGCCTGCTGCTGAAGAAGTACACCGACACCGTGGTCGACGCCAGCGACGCGCAGATCGAAGCCGCCGCACTGGACTCGATCCCCGGTGTGGCGTCGATCTTCTGGACCTTCCGCCTCATGGTGCTCAGCGGCGTGCTGATGCTGGGTCTGTTCATCTGCGCCTTCTGGGCCTCGATCCGCCGCAACGAAACACGCAAACCCTGGCTGCTCAAGTGGGCGCTGTTCAGCCTGCCGTTGCCGTGGGTCGCGACCCAAACCGGCTGGTACGTCGCCGAACACGGCCGCCAGCCCTGGTCGATCGGTGAAGTGCTGCCCACCCACCTGTCGGCGTCGAGTCTTTCCACGGGTGACGTCTGGGGATCGCTGCTGGCCCTGGCCGCGTTCTACACCGTGCTGCTGGTGATCGAGATGTACCTGATGATCAAGTTCACTCGACAGGGCCCGAGCAGCCTGCACACCGGTCGCTATCACTTCGAACGCGGGGCGGCGTTGTCCCACGGTCCGCTACAGGGAGCCATCTGA